The DNA window CATAGGACAAGCTTGCTGTGGTGCATCTCAGGAGATTCCAGAAGACAATTCCTTGGATTTTCATGGAAAAGGAGACCTGGAAAAGCAGTGTGGCAAACTGGATATGTCCAACAGAAATGCGTCCAGGTGCGATAGCAATAGGGTCGATCTGAGTATGAGGTGACAAAGTGTATGAAATGACAATTGTAAAATAGATTCCTTCAGACATCCATCTGCACCAGAACCAGGACAGGGGGTGCCTCAGCCACCTTCGTCTTCCGGGGTAGCAGCTGGGCTAAGCTGCGGTACGATGGCGTGGCCCTGAGCAACAGCTCCTTCAGTCCGGCCCGGAACTCTCGGCGGATCAGGCAGTAGAGCACCGGGTTGAGGCAGCTGTTGGTATGCGCCAGGCAGACGGAGAGAGGGAAGGCGTAGGCCTGGGCATTGTAGAAAGCCTTGCTGAAGGGCACCAGGTCGAATTTAATGAGCACGGCCCAAAGGGTCAGTGCCTGGTTGGGCAGCCAGCAGAGGAAGAAGGAGAGCACCACAATCACCACCGACTTGGTGACTTTGGAGCGCCGCTTGTGACGCCCGTGCTCGCTTTCCGAGCTGACCGCACCCCTGACCCTGCGACTCAGCACGaagcgcagcagcagcaggtagCATAGGGTGATCACCACCAGTGGGATGACGAAGCCCAGCAGAACCTTCTGCAGCTGATAGAGACCCAAGAGCAGCTGCGGGTCCCAGCTGCCCGTTTCTGGGAAGCGGACTAGGCAAAGTTCCTCATCCGTGGCCACCTGAGCGATGGTTGAGTAGATGGCATGTGGCAATGTGGCCAGCAGGGATGCCACCCAGATGCCCAAGCTGATCCACTTGGCCCCGGCGGCTGCCGCTCTCTGGCTGCGCATCTTCAGCGAAGAGGCCACCGAGTAGTATCGAGCCACGCTCATGGCGGTCAGGAAGTAGACACTGGCGTACATGTTCATTGTGGTCACGGAACTGACGATCTTGCACATGACCTTCCCAAAGGGCCAGCGGAAGTCCAGTGCTGTGTCCACAGCCCAGAAGGGAAGCGTCAAGACAAACTGCAGGTCGGTGAGCGCCAGGCCCATAACAAAGCAGTTGATGGATGAGCGTTTTTGCCGGTGGCGTGAGTGCAGCAAGTAGAGGGCCAGCGAGTTGCCCACCAGCCCTAGCGCGCACACCACCGAGTAGATCAAAGCAATCATCACACGCACCGCCAGGCTGGACCCGTCCCCCTGCAGCGCTGCGCCTGACTCTTTAGTCAGAAGCTGCAGCCAGCAGCGCAAGGACAGGTTCCCCACCAAGCCATCAGTACAGTTCTCCAGCCCAGCGCTGCTCTCCAGCCTCTCCATCCGCTCCAACCTCTCTAGCCCCGGCACGTGTTCGCCTGGCTCCGGTGCTTGAGTCGTGCCGTTCATCTCCATGCCAAAGCGGTGAAGACGCGCGCGCCAAACGCAAAAGGAAGCTATCTGACATGCACGCGAAGCATCTCTCGCTCGTCTAGTGCGAAATGCTGTGCAGAGCGCATGCAGTCTCACTCCCGTCTCCGCGCGCTCCTCCGTGCGCTCTGCGCTCCACGGCTCGACTTCATTCTTTTATACTCGACGCAGAGCGTCACGCGCAGCACGCGCAGCGCGCGCAATCACACcgcatctgtttttttttttttcttttttactccACAAACCAGCACGAGCCTCGCGCACTCAGTCATCTTAACCGTGCTTAACGAGCCACTTACAATTCCTAGCGCGCAAAACTGTTTCTCCGTGGGTGCTGCAAACCCACCGAGCAGCTGATAACGAGCAGAGCGCTCTTTCTCTTCACATCAAAGCTGGAGTCGACTCCACCGGTGACTCACTTCATATCAGGAGCTGTGGAAAAAAGGGACTCGGCAGTGGCATCACCGGGGGAAGCCGAAACCGTCAAGTTAGCAGGAAGAGCTGGAGAACATAAAAatcacaaaacataaaaaaaaccttgagctggtcatgctggttacgctggttgaccagtgtagCTCTTGACCATCACATGGCATGTTTTGAGTTATTTTATCTACTAGCATTATAAGTGACCAGGCTAGTCACCCTGTACGACCAATGGGGGTTGACGCCCAACACCAGGTATGACCACactgaccaaactagtcaacctgCCTGACAATCTACTAGTTTGGCCACGCCgatagaccagctagtccagCAGACTCAAACATCATTTgtaagagctaagctggtctaccagtataACCAGTTAGCTTGCCAGCAAAGggtatatttttgcctggatgacAAGATTTCCAACCACCTTGACTACCTTGACCACCTGAAACCTGCTACCAGCAACAGCTGGACGTTTCAGTACACTTACATTctgtaaaaatatataagtgaaggctttatattattattattgtctgtattaatatttcttttttttcttattattaaatctataaataaatatatgttattatatattattatatatgaatatataataataggaTAAAAAGCTGTGTACTCACTATTTAGCCCACTACTTTTGGGGTTCCACCATGTTGTAGTTGTGGTATATAAACTATATAGCCAAaatttcagtgcactgtaacaatcccacaatgcaccataAAGCATTGTGTACAGATGATTTACACAAAACGGACATGTAATACCCATGATCCATGATGTTAAACAgcagtgagctcacacacataaCGACATGTGCACGACAGactcatcggagtctctctcccctccgtcatggacatttacaccacccgctgcatccgcaaagcaaccagcattgtggatgactccacccacccttcacacagactgttctccctcctgccatcaggaagaaggtaccgcagcatccggtccaacacgaccagactctgcaatagcttcttcccccaagccatcagactcctcaacacaactcaacttctgaactgatatctttctggtacatgtacactctccctctctctctctttccaaccatttatcccagataacatgggaagcattttttgcacaagcatttgcactaataactttactacctcactggactctatttatcgcacattgcacaacttgcacactacagtcattatttattatcctctgtctgtactgtgttgtgttgtctgtccgcacttgtttgtttgtgttgcacttgtgtcttgtatgcactgtctatgttgcaccatggtcctggaggaacgttgtttcgtttcactgtgtactctgtatgtagttgaaatgacaataaacccacttgacttgacttgacatgtcTGAAATCATTCACCACCTTGTGGAATTCTGTTCCCTATGATAGTGCTCTATACAGTGATGTAAGGGACAGTGAATAGGGCATAGTTTCGGACACAGCtccagtcattcagagtggcttGGTGTGATACACTTACGGTCAGACTGGTGGCCTGATGTCTGAGGCACTGTTAAATGATAGTGTTGTGATAAGCTATTTTCCCTAAAGTGTATTTTAAAACCAGTGCAGGGTGGAGACGTACATTGCAATGCAAAAACTAAGACCAAGTAACCAGGATTTAGGGCAAACATTGCAGAGGATGGACACCTATAAATATTACCTTCTcgtttactttacttttactctAATCCCCACCTCATTCAGTCTAACAGCACCCCTTAGCAAGAAGCTCAAAACCTCCGCCACAGTATTGGAAAGCAAAACGAAACAAATGACAACCTCTGCTGACAGAACCctggctttttttcatgtcaggcTGTAAACGGGGCATTCTGCATCttatatttaaatgatttattttgcTTACATAAAAGTGATGTGTATGGCTGATATCTGGGTGTCTGTGGAAAACACTCTCAACCTAAAACTGTCCATCTTGCTTTGTGGGTCCTGTGAAGTCAAGcaagttatttattttgtaaaaataaaaaataaataaatcaaacacaAGCTTATAAATCTCTTTCCGACAGCATGGAAAGCCTTTATTGGCCGGTAGTTACAGTTGATGGTTGTAATCATTGATGTtgacacataaataaataatgaaatacagTTTTCACCTAGAAGCCCTCCTAAAATGACTTGAGTGTCTGTCCCGGTTTACCAGTAATATCCTGTCCCACTTTTGCCATGTGTTATTGGTAAAGTAAGACAGAAGACAAATCGTTCACAATAAAAACAGGacgtttattatttattcatttcaatAAGGCGTTAGTTgccctgtcacacaaaaaaacttgtttattcatttttgtcatttgaTTTCTTTTTGAGACAATGTGAATCTGCCAGTTCTTTTTTACACTGTGTAAAAATCCATGATgcattgaccaatagaaatgcagcaAATTACATTacttgaaattaaattaaagttttacatagacttccattgaacgttaagacattttgtcctgttttggagataaaaggtttttgtgGGACAacaatatgattttttttttaaatattataaaaatctgcctcctacacctaaacctaaactttatctactacacctaaacctaaacctaacctcctacacctaaacctaaactttatctactacacctaaacctaacctcctacacctaaacctaacctcctatacctaaacctaaactttatctactacacctaaacctaaacctaacctcctacacctaaacctaacctcctatacctcctacacctaaacctacacctaacctcctacacctaaacctaaacctaaacctaacctcctacacctaaacctaacctcctacacctaaaccaaaacTTTATCTACTAAACCTAACcccctacacctaaacctaaactttatctactacaactaaacctaaacctaacctcttacacctaaacctaaactttatctactacacctaaacctaaacctaacctactacctAGGTAATTCTTACCTTAACTTAACATagacttaatctactacacctaaacctaaccctaaactttaccttctacacctacacctcaacTTAATTCTGACCATAACCAAACCTAAGGATATCCTACTAAAGCTAaaactaattctaaccctaaccttacctagacttaatctactacacctcaacctaaacctaaccttaacatagacataacctattacacctaaccctaattctagcctaaacttaacctaacctactccTTAGtccaaacctaaacttaacctactacacctaaactccCTCTCTCCCATCACTCAGAAGTGGTAGTTAATGTTCTCttctaattataataattagagAAGTCACATGCTACACTGTGCAATAGAGGTTCTGTGTAGTACTGGTTTGTGCACCACGCAGAAGAACCATTGTGGCACTGTGTGATACCCCTCTGTGTAGGTGTGAAGAGAACCTTTCAAAGGTCTAACAAACCTTTACTTTACACTTATTgctattacaaacatgatttTTAATAAATCCAAAAGTGGCTCCTCTATGGAGTCGTTTCCacaaccatttgaagcacctttatttttaaaagtgtaaggggagtcctagctagtgggtgggaattggaaatgactcagtttggggggggggggtaaatatataaataaataaataaataaataaacaagtataAAGGCTATAGTTTATTAAAACACAACATTATCCTCATGATTAAATCCGACCACATGCAGTGTTCTTCTGGGTCCAGCTGGACTGGTGTTATTTAAGCACTGTAGGTGTTTATTCAGCGCCAGGGATTGTGCTGCATAATTTAGGCTGCCCACAGCGATGGTTTCTGGGTTTATGACCGACATAAACTAAACTTTGAATTTTGGGCCATGAGGCTTTGTTCACAAGCATCAAACAGAATCTGAATGAACTCTCCCAGAGCTGAGATAACACCTGTAAAAGTCCAGCTGGAGGAGTTTAGCCAATCAGCACTGCAAGAGTTTGTctatttagcattagcataagaGTTTTACAAACAATGCAGGCCCACTTTTGGGGTTTGTGAGTAAGTGTAtctcatacactatatggacaaaactgttgggacgcctgctcaatCCTTGTttcttcaagggtattaaaaaagagtttatcctgctcttgttggagggactgtctctactgtccagaatagaaggctttctactagatattggaggagcattgctgtgaggacttgacaacagccttagtgaggtcaggatgttggatgatcaccacctaaTGTCATCCTACTCtctaacttatcccaaaagtattggatggagcaccaaccatcattccagatgatGATTTTACTGCGTAACGcctgggggggggctttatattcttcaagcccatgcttggcattaggcatagtgccaatagtttcaggtttatctgttccagagagtcctattttattgtttgtacttctctgcagggattacacaagctgtgtgtttgtgtgtggggggggggagcatttgcatatctgtgtcagcaatgtgtgcaacctaaaatagctaaatgcattcattagagggggtgtccacaaacatgtggcaTCTCCAAGAAGGAACATGACAAAAGTGCTTATATGACAAGTAAtcaattttcttttttgcttgGGTCACCGCTAGTCGTTGGTGTGGGGCAATGAATTGACCAAAGCACCAACATGGGAATTCTGGAATGAAGTTTTTCAGGTTTTTAGCTAATTAGACTTTGAAAAAATCTAATATGTGCATAATAAGTAGGTCAGAGACTGAATGTTCCATCCACAAAAAAAGGTTCTCTGGGCTCTCTGAGGGGCCGTCTACCCTTTCAAAGGCGCACTTGATTCTGTACATAAACATGGCATATGTAGACTGACTGTACAGGGTGATGTAGGAACCCTAATGCAAGCATGCTGGGGTTCTCCAAAGTAATAAAggataaaaaggtaaaggtgcacgtattcgtcactgtacagtgtggactgtacagcgaaatgtgtcctccgcatttgacccatctggtagtgaacacactcacacactcacacgtgttaggggcagtgagtacacacacacacacccagagcggtgggcagccaactccagcgcccggggagcagatagggtaaagggccttgctcaagggcccaacagtggcagcttgccgagcccgggaatcgaacccacaaccctgttatcgatatcccggcgctctaaccgctgagccaccactgcccctaatagAACAAAAGAGAGACATGAAAACGTGAGCACAACTCGTTGGCTTGCTGTTTATGAATGGTTTAAACTCATTTaggtgtttgtttacattaagCAGTTAGAGGTTCAGCAGCCCTGGCTCCTACCTCGAAGATCTGTGGCCTGCTTTCCAGAAAATGTACTTTTGTTCTTAAACTCATATATGATCATATTTTAAAGGCTGATACACTTTACCTCAATtattcataacattaaaactgaaTGCCAGATGTTGTGTAGGTCCCACTCATGCCAGCAAAACATATCTATCCtcttgaggcatggactctaggAAGAGCTAATCAGTGTCATTCACTTTccaggttttaatgttatagctAACCGGTGTAAAGAACACTATTTTTCCAACTGGGTATTTTCACCAACACAGCCCCAGTTTTTTTGGGAAGAAGGCCCACAAAGCAGGCCTACTTATACCAGGGCCTAAAGTCATACTTACCAACCAGAGCTCAGAAATAGAGAGAATTTCCAAACCCAAAGGAGGTCCTCCAGAAAAAAGAGTAACTTTCAGATGTTCTGGTGATGTCTGCTAGACTTTATCACAACATAACAGTATAAgccagtttattttattttattttattttattaaaagattttatttcaaatacaactgccagattcacattaggtCAAAACgtaaaaaatgctaaaataagGATACATCATTTTGTGTAGTATCGATTATGCGCTCGTCACCTACAGAAACctgtaaaaaaattaatttataaACTCCTAAATACTTTATGTTTTACCCTGATAACTGAAGTACTCTTGTAATTAAGatcagtttcatagaccctaaaatagaacaaTGTGGGACCCTGTAAAATATGCTGAACCAAactgttaccaaataattcacaatagtttctgcTTTAgaattaataacagaataataaactTGAGGCTCAAAAGGTTAATTTCTACTAAATTATATTTCAGTAAAAATAACTATAATTAATATCAagtgaataaaaacaaaactgcaTACTGTATCTGTTTGCATGATATTGAGCCTTAAGGCTGAAGCTTTTGTATGCCTGCAAAAGTAGCCACGTTAGCTATAGAGGCCTCAGTGGTGTCAAACCCCCGTTCTCTGAGAGGGACAGAATCCTGACCAATTTGATGCCCCTGAGGTTTATTTTGGGCTGGGCTGTGTCCAGGACTGCAGTTTGATGTTGATAATTGACACCCACTGGTCTACTCTAACAGCGAGTGGAGTTTGCTTGCTAGCCTCTTGCACCATGTCGTGACgccagaaagaaaaataaaaaatcattagAAAATTCATCCTGAAACGGGACGATTTTGACCCCAGGAAAATCGAGAGACTTAGCAAGTGTGCACTGAATTTTTGTGCTGCGCCACTGAACTTAAATATCTGGGTCAACCTGGTGCATGAAAACTCCACCGGTTTGCAGAGGAGCGGAAGGAAAAAACGAGGGCACTCTTTACTGGCTGCCTCCTTCACCTCCTTGTGAGGCGAGGGGGAAGCGTGTGTGGATTGAAGCTTGCGCAGCTCCCGGGGGAAATGGCAAACGGATGAAAGatgcctctctgcctctcttcaTGATTAAAGAGAAAGAGTCCCTGAGTGAAGTAGAAGTCAACAAGTTACAACAGCTTTGAATTTTcaatgaggggggaaaaaaagggccATCACTGCCAAACTGACCTTCCAGCGCCAGTAGTACAGACTGTTCAGTTCTGTAGTGTAAATTTAGCTTTCAGTGAGGTAAGCTAACGCTAATGGTCTGAAGCCATTTTTATCACCCTGGTGTATCGTCCCATGTAGTGTGTTCAGGTGTTATGGGTCATATGGGACCTCATGCCAAGCTAttctttatggacaaaagtactgggacacctgcgcaTTTAATTCTTCTTCTAAAAGCAAGAGTCTTtaaaactaactaactaaataaataaataaaacctataaagatttgatttgattgcatttcgttttccactgctccacaactcaatgctggggacttTACATGCCCtcca is part of the Salminus brasiliensis chromosome 17, fSalBra1.hap2, whole genome shotgun sequence genome and encodes:
- the rxfp3.2b gene encoding relaxin family peptide receptor 3.2b gives rise to the protein MEMNGTTQAPEPGEHVPGLERLERMERLESSAGLENCTDGLVGNLSLRCWLQLLTKESGAALQGDGSSLAVRVMIALIYSVVCALGLVGNSLALYLLHSRHRQKRSSINCFVMGLALTDLQFVLTLPFWAVDTALDFRWPFGKVMCKIVSSVTTMNMYASVYFLTAMSVARYYSVASSLKMRSQRAAAAGAKWISLGIWVASLLATLPHAIYSTIAQVATDEELCLVRFPETGSWDPQLLLGLYQLQKVLLGFVIPLVVITLCYLLLLRFVLSRRVRGAVSSESEHGRHKRRSKVTKSVVIVVLSFFLCWLPNQALTLWAVLIKFDLVPFSKAFYNAQAYAFPLSVCLAHTNSCLNPVLYCLIRREFRAGLKELLLRATPSYRSLAQLLPRKTKVAEAPPVLVLVQMDV